A region of Nostoc sp. 'Peltigera membranacea cyanobiont' N6 DNA encodes the following proteins:
- a CDS encoding YdcF family protein: protein MLNYKISKKWLILVTLALISALLLAIASSASSIYLYGSSTNNIKADAAIVLGAAVWGEEPSPVFRERINHAINLYKNGSVKTIIFTGGVGESNEPPEAIVGRNYALAQQVKAADILTETQSRTTHQNLKNALEVAKAHQLNKFLIVSDPLHMKRAVLMARGLEMDAHSSPTPTSRYRSFHSQMEFLSRETYFYFVYLVFKI, encoded by the coding sequence ATGCTCAATTACAAAATTTCCAAAAAATGGTTAATTTTGGTGACACTAGCTTTGATATCTGCCTTGTTGCTGGCGATCGCTTCTTCTGCCTCAAGTATTTATTTATATGGCAGCAGTACTAATAATATCAAGGCAGATGCAGCAATTGTTTTAGGAGCGGCAGTTTGGGGAGAAGAACCATCTCCTGTTTTCAGAGAGCGAATTAACCACGCCATCAACTTATATAAAAATGGATCTGTTAAAACAATCATTTTTACTGGCGGAGTTGGCGAGAGTAATGAACCACCTGAAGCTATAGTTGGAAGAAATTATGCACTCGCGCAACAGGTAAAAGCTGCTGATATTCTCACTGAAACTCAATCTCGCACAACTCACCAGAACCTCAAAAATGCTTTGGAAGTAGCGAAAGCTCACCAATTAAACAAGTTTCTCATTGTTAGCGATCCATTGCACATGAAGCGAGCGGTATTGATGGCACGAGGTTTAGAGATGGATGCACATTCGTCTCCCACACCGACTAGCCGCTATCGCAGTTTTCACAGTCAAATGGAGTTTTTGAGCCGAGAAACTTATTTTTACTTTGTCTACTTAGTGTTTAAAATCTAG
- a CDS encoding thermonuclease family protein, with translation MIFQKTNQQSIALTEEWTVTQVIDGDSITVRQTDGSQMSVELCGIDAPEVKQGEVPAQALSNEAKDKLLNLVAAADNQLMIIPVAKDSDGRTVAEVMAHGQGEAEISFQEELLKSGLAKTQLGGGVKCPNQIAFEQTQKIAIASKTGVWSQDKRN, from the coding sequence TTGATTTTCCAAAAAACTAACCAGCAATCCATCGCACTCACCGAAGAATGGACAGTTACACAAGTGATAGATGGGGACAGCATCACAGTCCGTCAAACCGATGGTAGCCAAATGTCAGTCGAGCTTTGTGGAATTGATGCCCCAGAAGTGAAACAAGGTGAAGTGCCAGCACAAGCATTGAGCAATGAAGCAAAAGATAAACTACTCAACCTAGTCGCTGCTGCCGATAATCAACTGATGATTATTCCAGTCGCAAAAGACAGCGATGGGCGTACTGTTGCTGAAGTGATGGCTCATGGACAGGGTGAGGCTGAGATTAGTTTTCAGGAAGAACTGCTCAAAAGCGGCTTGGCTAAAACGCAACTTGGCGGCGGGGTAAAATGCCCGAATCAGATAGCTTTTGAACAGACTCAGAAAATAGCGATCGCTTCTAAAACTGGAGTGTGGAGTCAAGACAAACGAAACTAG
- a CDS encoding DUF547 domain-containing protein — MIDFEPWDSLLRQYVDQQGRVDYVAWKKEQPQAIADWLASQKNLAFKSNSNNLEQLALWINLYNAFTISTILERYPIESIRPRILGIPNWLAFLWFFQRRAYYMFGESYSLAKIENSILRDKLQEPRIHFAIVCASVGCPLLRSGAYFGSQVSQQLDEDARRFINNPEKVRYDIESKTLYCNKILKWYRQDFLKVAPSVPEYIRSYLKTDYPLNGSTRISYLHYDWSLNQRIS; from the coding sequence ATGATTGATTTTGAACCTTGGGACAGCTTGTTGCGTCAGTATGTTGATCAGCAGGGTCGTGTAGACTATGTAGCTTGGAAAAAAGAGCAACCCCAAGCAATTGCAGATTGGTTAGCCAGCCAAAAAAATCTGGCTTTTAAATCTAATAGCAATAATCTCGAACAATTGGCATTGTGGATCAACCTTTACAATGCGTTCACCATTTCGACAATTTTGGAGAGATACCCAATAGAATCGATTCGTCCGCGAATTTTAGGGATTCCCAACTGGCTAGCTTTTTTGTGGTTCTTCCAACGTCGCGCTTATTATATGTTTGGGGAAAGTTATAGTTTAGCTAAAATTGAGAACTCTATTCTACGGGACAAATTGCAGGAGCCACGAATTCATTTTGCGATAGTCTGTGCTTCGGTTGGTTGTCCTTTACTACGTTCGGGAGCCTACTTTGGGTCGCAAGTCAGTCAGCAATTAGATGAAGATGCACGTCGTTTCATAAATAACCCTGAAAAAGTCCGTTATGATATTGAGAGCAAAACACTTTACTGTAATAAAATCTTAAAGTGGTATCGTCAGGATTTTTTAAAGGTTGCACCCTCCGTTCCCGAATACATTCGCTCCTATTTGAAAACAGACTATCCCCTTAATGGCTCAACGCGGATATCCTATCTTCACTATGACTGGAGCTTAAATCAGCGAATATCTTGA